From Malaya genurostris strain Urasoe2022 chromosome 2, Malgen_1.1, whole genome shotgun sequence:
gggtctaacacttttgaaaaatcattaattattttctttatatatagtaaaacatttgaagaattttctgtgaaattttcaagcctattggaacgaaactctggaagttatggacctttatctatggctatctcattctacgaataagcaagagctcggcgcacaggtccaaggtttctacttcgattgacttcaaaactcgacaaaacattcttgaaatgtttcgttaaaataaattataagacaaaaaatatgattttttgaaaatgttagaccctacgggctccctgaagtaattgtttccattgattttatagacaaaaaccttcaaacgcgttttcctcgaaagcaggttttgaaagtccgtgtccatcgtcattcaaaaactactgcaccatttttttcaaattttgcacacactttctacatataaaatacctgaccccaacgttttccttttggctgtttgttactttgggaaggtttagcagctacaaaatgggggattttttcgtgataaatcgtagttttcactttgaacaaccaccaaaaatttaaaaaattaaaaaaaaaaatcaaacagaaacgttagagtctagaaaaacttctactctaactatgctgcattcatttgttcatttctgattagtctgcgcccagatacagtggacaccactaatcatgatttttaagaagcgttctcgaaaatacctcttcaccgacttatttagtACCTAACCCGTATtctactgaaaataaaaatctacCTGTACCCGAAGTTTTTAACACGTAAACCGAGCATCTCTAGTATTGAGTGCTGAATAAGAATAGACCGATCTAAACGTTTTGCATTTTTAAAACTAGATACGATTGAAGTTCGCATTGATTCTTAATGTATTCATTCAAAACCATTATTTCAGGTTTTCTACAAATGCACGTATATTACTTGTTTTTGATTATGTATTATACCGTTGGTAATCTACGTAGAAAACTCTCTACAGGATTCTACTGAGCCGTAATGTCATCAacattttgttggaaaaatgatgcttttCACTTCAGTAACCACTTCACTGTATGGACCTATGTATCCGAAACCAGCCGTATTCGCCAAAATCCATTTCAACGGGATCTGCGACCACACTCTAGCTGTCAGAGAGCACAAATTTGTCCCTATCGGTTGAATCCGGctccctgtcacgacgccatcttgatgagatcaaaatcggaacgtcAAAATCagttgattgcaacgtaaacaaacaatccGTAATGCAATTGTTTTACGGTTTACCTCGTTTAGaacacgaaaattagtgaattttgggtcgactctctcacaataacttgtcggtttagctaaaatacagcagacagtgttttgggacatcaagagcaggtaatttttacaatttgagATTCGCGATAAGTattaaaacatcgcagtgtttggggctcaaaacgcgaggggctcaacgtgatcggtgtactttcaaatggctggtgctcacataccggtgtcatatGGCtggttgaatcatatctgagaaaattgcaatttgtcggttacgtcacctatAAGATTATATTCCCGGAGCCGTCAATGTTGGCCATGATCCTCTCAAACTTGTTCATTGGCATTCatagtacacagaaaaaaataaattgtgctATCACATCAAAATCGCTGCACATCATTGTTTAAGTAGATTGTTGTAATATAGCACACCTATACACCTTATTGAAACGACGTATGAGTATTGATGTGATTAAGGAGATGTACTGTACTTATTGTAATGTAGCACGACGCGATGAAAAATTGCGTGACTGCAATCGATGTGACCACAAACAATGTGATTTAAAATAACGTAATTGCAAACGATGTATTTCGTGAATATAGGTATTATTATGAACTTATTTTGaacattacaaaaaaataaaatatgggattttatatgaaaacaaaacatataAGGTAGGATAAAGTAATTTTTATTTCCATTGGTTGAAAATCGTTTCGTTTGAAACCGAAAATAACTCAGTTTCGAACTCTACTGCATCAACTGCAGTGGGTTGGGAGCTTAGCTACAAGCGTAGCTTGCATTCTTTTAAATGcattactaatgtcgtttttcattgaaaagtaCTGGTGGCGTAGAGCAGTTTTGCATTTTCGAGCATAAATGCAATATTCTgatggtgtttcattgccatttgattgatagaaagaaaaaaacatcgaaCTCTGATACCGGCACTGGAAATAGAGGTTGTATTAGGGAAAATTAGTATGAATAATTTTCTGAACATTAAATCCGTGGCAGTTATAGCGTTAATGATATTCTTCATTACAAAATATATCATATTGCTTACTCAGAaaacgaaaaaatcttgtaagtTTTCCCTGAACTTACGAACTTAGCTCTCAGCTCACGAATGGCCAACCAAGTTTGACACAAACAGCATTGCACTGGGGAAAAACACTTTAATTTATTAATGCGCGCAATAGTGTAATATCACACCATTTTTAGGGGAAGTATAGATGTGCATTAATTTCAACGTGTTTataaatctaaaagtgtaataaCACGCATTTCATAGGACAGAATTTTACACGAACAGAATTATATCGACGTTGTCATGCTTGATATTAGATTATTTGATGAAAATTGTTTACTCTACAACTTCGATTGCGATATTATGTCGATTTGCACACAAGATTCAAACAATTTAATGTTTATAATTTCAGTACGTTGTTTTGTTGTAATAATAGAAGGTTAGGGTATTAtcacttatgaaaaaatgcaaTATTGTCACCAATTAACGAGTACGTCTTTATTTCAAGCACATTAGTAAAAATTACATCGAGGATTATTACaactttttttgctgtgtagctTTCAATCAAGCTTAAAATGGTCTGGATCGATTTAATCCATTCCGAAACATATGAGCGAACgaaggtgcacacacatacgTGCACCCACATACTTTCATTTACGTACCAGTAAAACTACGGCATcaataattttaatataaagGAATACGAAATGATTTTGCATTTAATTCAATACTTCAGAAAATATATGGAAATAGTTTAACAGTACACAATGCATAATTTACATTATGCTTTGTGATGAGATTTATCTCATTCTCTAATGGAAGAAGATATTCCATGAGTATTTTGTACTTTCTTAGAATTCCTACAATTAAACCTGCAACAACAATGTCTACAATTTCTTGTACTGATGGTATTACGCAACAAGGATTTTGATCTCCCGGTTGGCCACAAAGTCGTGGTTTTCCTGTGTAGCATGTTTAACTTCACCAGCAACAATCCTGCAGTGGGGTGCAATGTTATCATTATACTAACTAGCATATGTTCCATTCTTATGCCACAAAGGATGGTCGGCTTTTTTCCATCCTGATTCGTGCAATTTCCGGCTCCACCTTAGCGGGTGAGGCTGTTGCTGTTACACATTTCTATTGTCTACATCTGTGGTTTCGGCATTCCTCCACCATATGCTGCCGAGTGTTGCAGTTTTCATTGCCTGTTGGCACCGTAATTCCAAAATTCACAGGCAATGCACCATTGGCCAGTTTCAATCTTATCTCACGCTGCCCCGGTCAGGAATGTTGCACTTTTTTTAAGTGCATTATCCTCAATTGAAAACAGAACCGCAAAGAAGTTTTAACGAACTTTATGAATTCTTCGATCTATTAtcttattgaatagaaacacgTTCAGGCAAATATTGACTTTTCGACTTTGTTTTTCTTGGGAAAAAAAACTGCGTTGTGGTGCAGAAACAGTGCACAAGTCGAATTTGGTTAATTGACAAGATCGTTATACAAGAAATTCCTCATTTGACGGTGTTACGATCGACAAACGAATATTTTTATGCTGAATGATCAGAAACAATTATCTAATTCATAATTGTTAACAAAACCAAAAGTATGCTTCAGTGCTTACGTCACATAATCGGAAAACATTCTCAATGAATTCCGAAGAAAATGGTTCATCCACattcgaaaaaattgagcggttaTTAGTTTTTTCGTTGACGTCACCTATACAATTACACCCCCGGAACTGGAAGTGACaaccaattgatcttcgaacttaattcacaacccaatagtagctttcaaacgagcatgagCCAATAGAAAccgattcagtcatctccgagaaatttgtgAGGAgagaaaaatcttcaaaaagatacaaacacaaacattttccgatttcgtcaAGTTGAGTCGAGTGTTAGTCGAAATTTCAGTTGATGGTATTTCCGTGGggaaaaatattttgcattttCATGCATGCAAATCGGAGGAAGTCGGAGACTACCGTTCTTATTGCATAATACAGCTGCCAAATTGTCAAAACACGCAGCTGGAAGTTATGCCGAAAGATCGCACAAGATACCAAGGATTCTTATTGACGGACGATGAACCGTTAGTAAAAATTTACTTTGGGAAGTTCCTTGGAAAAAATATCATATGACCATGAATCTTGGAAACGTCCTGAAAAGATGTGAATtccttctatttttttttcaatagtaaacTAGAAACTGTTTCCTGATTTAGCGAGCCTTTTTGCAGCTGCGGAATAAACTACAAAAAGTTTAGTCGCTGTGgacgaagcatggtttgcttgtttgttaaaGGCAACTTGATTTATGCTGCGTTCCCACACCGGCAgtttgtaaaaactttgaatgcaaaaaccggataaatacatttgttttggaagaaccggttaagtttttgtccggtttttgcattaaaagttattttgtccggttcttgcagaaaagatgtttttaaacgattcttgcattgcaaaatccatgtccggtttttgctctcaatgttttatccggtttttgcattcaaaaatagttaaacagttttttttttctagtttttacgttttgtcttcgactcatcagtgcatcagcagattatgttgaactgctgatgcaaaacccccggatcaacaggttttacaaactaagttgcacttatccgatttttgctttcagccgttcaattATTGCTgtagaattcgcaaaaacaaccgtTCATGGAaatgaaataggaaagtttgttcggacttaatcggacaaactctacaaatcatgtataccctgtagttccggaaccggaagtagtatcgtCAACAAATTATGGAATCTCGTATGAAATTGTAAGACTCtgtctttgaacctataagtttgtgataatcaatttagccatcttgaagaaaagtaaatgagatcctttttgcagtttttaatcaccatttccaattctttcgAAACCTGATTCAGATGACCAGaacagccgaagttggtttgtttgccagcaacaaatatgactacatattggaacagttttggacctagttaaacctatacttactatctcatgctccatTTTGAATCAACCAATTAAACGGAATCTaataaacgaagcgaacctgcgtttctgttacttctgcatatgtaagtcaagctaaacagcataaaacatgtaataggaatattattattattattgctattattattattattattattattattattattattattatttttattattattattattattattattattattattattattattattattattattattattattattattattattattattattattattattattattattattattattattattattattattattattgatatcaCTACACCAACGGCTGTAGTATTACTGTGAATTACCCAGAAAATTGCTTAAtaaattactgtgaaaatttgcaattttttttcaaataaatttcgatccattggcattcttttattcttttgttCGTACTCATcataaaatagttaaaaattttatcaaccgCCGCACCGTCTTCAacaaatatcacacactagtagcagacatccataaccattttgtttgatttgtagcgtgtacgaaatagaacaaagtacgCATCGTTCGTTATGTGTTTTCTTCTCTcacgttgcacgtaccggtgcGTATCGTTgttgtattgtcattctatatgacgatttgaaaactttgacacctattgccctgtaactgcggataaaatttcacagtagctttaaagataatatgagcttcaattcaaatcaagatttgtgaaaatcggttcaagcatcgctgagaaaccgAAGAggagctggggtccactaggagattgatagtacctattacctctctccggacagtaccagcctagatgccgtgtggcatccggcggaaaaaatgaaccaagaatagatccactgggttcctgcttccatgtcgtaaaagtttttcttttcagtttgcagatattttcaatgtttcacttctgattactctattttactaaattatctcttcgttcaacctatcaatttccgtctagcttcggagaaaagttttatttggaatgttttcttcttccatgttattgattgtttttcaggattataaattgaatgataaaaatcaactattgcgcaaatccgttgatattacaaagttaataacagagataacatatatcggtataatgaatacatagtaaaaaaaacttgatattaatatttcaaacaacagattgatatttttctcggtagccggcttgggcgatcaaccaatataaccagttaataaattataaaataaaaaaaatcgcgtgaaatctgttgaccttatttggtgatttaaaatgattttataacaactgtttagaatatgtcaatgcaatgaatcaactgtttgtctaaatcctattcactcgtttattttgtagcaggtaattccattttaaaaaaatagggaagtttatattctttacgcgatagtattgcaaattttttttcagtttcctcgaacaagagctgtgaatcaagaagatgtacattgaaggatgatttaccagtcccaggtcggatcatttagaaactccctgtacaatttcagctaatcccgatcagtaacggagcagTAACCAGGGGTGGTTGCTCAAGCTTGAGCTTAAGAATCGCTGAGAAACCGAAGCGAATTCtattttaggaatttttcttCACAACTTTCGTTGCTTCCGgtacaggaaaaggggggaccagcaGTTTTtatacccacaaactaacaacctttgcaaactagaagagtttatcagacagtttaatgggacttgtacctgtttttgactatcgttcgagaaaaaataCGACTGAAAtgggtaatttttcacttatcacgcaatcggatccgaataaaatgttccagaaatttgtaggaaattgcaagacctttcattcgaatcttagtttgtgaatatcggttcagccgtttcagagaaaattgagaacacactttttctctaatactcacatattaccatgtaactccggaaccggaagtcggattcaaatgaaattcaatagcaggcaatgggatcatgagaccttttatttgaatcttatgttagtgtgtaaaaatcggttcagctatcttcgagaaaagtgagtgcatatttttgttacatacacacatacacatacacacaggcatttgctcAGTCCGATCTTGCCGAGGTGAGTTTGCATGGGCATCAACTTATAAAAACTATACattggaaaagttttgagtTCCGTTtggaaacgtttttttttgtgttggctCTTTCAGTAGCGGCTTAAACTAATCAATACTCATCTTCAGAAGTTGGATCCGAACTCCGAACAATATTTTTGGAATCGGATGTCGAATTCCAATAATTCCTGAAAAACATTGGTAAGTTTTATAGCCTGGAAATAGAATATTGCcacaaacaaaataataaaaatatataaaaaaatgattGTTGAGATTTTCATCCAAGTATCGCAGCTTCTATACGTATTCATTAATTCTTTACTGGTACTGCTGGTGTACTGAGGAGTCGAAGATGTAACTAAAAGGAAATTTGACAATAACTATAGCCTGTGATATTTGGAAATCAAATTTGACGTTCCGAAtaaaaaaacactttatttGTAAGTTGAGCATTATCATCCATCACTTCACAATAAAATTAATCGCGTTCGCCCTTAAGACTAGATTTGGCTTCGTTAATACAGTATTCGTACGAGATCAGTTCTGAAAACACCGTCACATGTAATTCACATCATAAAATCGTTGCACGTCGGCAGCCCCATCCCGATCGTGATTGTTGTTGGTGTCGCTGGCCATTTCCGGTGAGGAAACATCAAACAAACTGTAGCTCGAGGCGTCGGTTCCTCTCTCCAGCAGATCACTCAGTGCGTTAATGTAGGTTTGTGCCATTTGAAGTGTCTCGAATTTGGACAGTTTTTGGTCCGGTCCGAGAGTTGGCACGATCTCCCGCAAACGATCGAATGCCACATTCAGGCTGTTCATCCGTTTGCGCTCCCTGGCATTTGCGGCAAGACGCCGCTTCCTCAGCACGGTTGGACTGGGAGGCGTTGATAGGGCAGGCGTTTCTTTCAAATCACTGGGCTCACTTTTAGCACGTTTACAGTTCTTTCTGCCGGAGAATGAACAGGAGCTGGAGGATGAAGCAACGGGAGCTTTCCGCTTACTCTTGCCCGCTCTCGGGACAGGTTTGATGGCGTCGGTCGTCGTCAAAACGGGAGCTGCTAGTTGTTGATTCCCGACGGTGTCGACGAGCCGCTGATCCAGACAGTAATAATCATGAGGTTGAACCGGAACGAAGCTTTCGCCATCGATTATCATTTCCGTGAATGAAGACAACCCGTAATTGACGCTTCCATCACGACCGGTGAACGATGGGCTCGTGTCGCCCGAGGAACTGAAGCTGCGATACAGGGACGTGTCGGTTGAGTAATTCGGTAAATAGCTGTCCATCACCGACAGCCCGTAGCCAGTTAGGCGATCCAATCCGACCGTTGAGTAATGATCCATCGTTCTCGGTGGAACACCCAAATTATCATCACACACACTGCTTTTGGccgattttatgattttgtttttttttttgcttggcaCGAGATGCGAGTAATTTAAGTCTTTGCGTTGTGGGTTAATATCCTGTTTCCGTATGATTCCGCGGGATCGCACCAATATTGTTCGGTATTTCTGTTATTATTTTGGGTCAAACGATCTTTCGCGCGGCAACTTCAATGATGAAACCGACCAACAATGTTTcgatgtatttttattttgactTTCCTTCCTTCCTTACTTCTGGACTGACTGGATGGCAAGGCCAACGATCCGGCCCGAACGGGTGCATCGAACGTACTGCGATGGCATTCGATCGACGCGGACGGCTTTCGCTCCTTAATTCTTGCACTTTATCAGCAAGGATCATACGAAACACAGACGGATGGATGAGTTCGCTTGTAGGTTCATCAACGCGAaaataaaagaagaaaaaaaaaacgaaaataaaaacagGGGGTTAAGCGCAACCGAATGTGTTAATGTCCGAAGGGAAACAATTTGGGGTGAATATTGTACCGAAACTGTGGTTGTCAGGTCATATGGTATGATCGGTGATGCCTCGGTCTTCTTTTTTATGTGGGGCCCACGAAAGCTTTCCAGATCCGTGCAGTCGAATTTGATACTGTGGATCCTTTCGTTTTCTGTTGGAGGTTTTGCCGCAAAGCacagaaaaatgtttttataagGAGGGCGTGTATTCTGTGGGAAAAGGATGCGTTTAGTAGCGTACTAATTTTGTCAAGTATAATGTTgatcaaaaataatttattgaaacccTACCACTTAGGGCATGTTCTGGAGTGTTCCAGTTCTAGgtgcattttttaaattgaaatctggaaattataacaagaaaaactggcggtcccagcagcgttttttcgtgtttcaaaaatacgaaaaatagAACGCAAATTCAGCAACTGGAAATTATATAGgaaatctataatagaactgaaactcaAAAAAAGGTATCTCCAACAAGccattttagttttatttattcgaacagtttaactgttaaatttaaaactggtatacgctgccgttttattttttgtatttttgaaacacgagtaaaacgctgctggggtcgccagtttttcttgttataaattccagatgtaaattttgaataataaggAAAACACATTAGGAAAGTGGAGAAAATTCAAAACAttattctgtatgaaactgaaaattttccactcaatgcgCACTAGATCTTCAATGATTGTTTCGCGCATATCGAAACGCTCGCTGAAcagcaaaaatatgaatatagttgtattcagtttttgttttggAAGGCAATTTtaatcgcactacgattcctcaaagattttttttttgtgataaaatttttattcattcattttattTGCATGCTTGATTTTTCTAATCTAGTCTAGGGctttatgtgttttcatatgcagggtagtttaattggtaaaacaatttccccggttaggagctagCTATGGGTTCCAGTCCCATctttgcggtaacattttcgaggTTTTCATTTGATAGTTGCATTGGCaagtcatttttccaatctgttttccacgttagatactgatccaattcaaaactagctcaagacgggtCTTcgccttaacaagactaaaacaaatcattgacCGGAAAGCGTATCTGGATCAACTTCAGGATAGTTACGTACGACCTTttgtttaaatctaagtttgaaagAATCGGTCCGGCATATCTGAAAAAAAAGGGAATAAGTTCTGTTTTAGAGTTTCAGTATttgcggtacttccggaatcgcaATTCGAGGAGCAGTGAGCCGAAGTCGGttgatatgattgaaattttaaacactcattatcctgcaattccggaacaggaagtcggattcgaatcaaGCTCCGGAATTTTAGATGAgatcatgagaccttttatttaaatcaacgTTTGTATGTTGCGCTTTCGTGTATATTTGGTCGGATCGTTGGACTTGGTGTATTTTTTGCGAGTTACCACTGTTATCGTAAAGCCTAGCGGCGAAAGTGACACATAAAAAAACCTCACAAATTAGTATCTTTCGGCGACAGAAGACAATTTAAATTGGAGATtgtgtgaagaatttttttagctGGAGGACATTCCAAGTAGACCAACTAGAGAAATTCTCAGTTTGTTTTTATACCGCGTCAAAACAGTTGACAAAATGaacgatagaaacaaaaaacataCAGTATTTGAACAATAAGAcgatttcaaaattagccaaacAATTAAAAGGGGCCACTACCAATACGAACAAATACCGTCTTTAAACTTTAAACGAGCTCGCTCTCGACCTTTGATGAAAGTTCCTGGAaccttgcttaaggagcaaatgcatctgcaTTCACAGTAGCTAAATAAGACGAATAGCAatcgaatttgaaaaaataacgacAACAATAACACTCCAGTACATTATACCAATGGTGTACACTTGTTACacatgcgcttgaagaaggcTTTACCTTTTTATGTAGCTATTGGGCGAGACACAAGAACAACACATAAATTGCTTGTCGCCTACGACCATCCGCTggctacatgtcaatattgtcagaATGCTGCTCGCAACGGTAGCTTGTTAAACAACTCATCCGGATATGTGTTGCAGAATTGAGTTTCGTTTCAAAAGTCATTCTTCTGGAAATTTTCATGTCGACTGTTTCATTCGTCAGTAATTTGAAGAGTTTTCCATTTCGTTGAATACTGAATGAAAGTTATAATAAATCTATTTTCCGTTCAGTAACAATATTAAAACTGGCATTTTTACTCGAATTTTAAtgctggtgtgtgtgtgtgtgtgtgtgtgtgtgtgtgtgtgtgtgtgtgtgtgtgtgtgtgtgtgtgtgtgtgtgtgtgggtctgtatgtgtgttgtcaacaaagaggtcgagatctcagagattactggatcgattttgatcaaactagtcgcaaatgaatggCGTTCCTGTCACCcttaacgctattgaatggggtTGAGATCGGtcgttactttttgagttatacgaaattttatgtcaaaatttccaccattttgacaatatctgtcacaattgaccttgaaaacagaaaatgtttttagacttaaacTCCGCaccgtaatagctatccaacaagccatagattgttgaaatccgtctatttttaacgaagatatcgatatttttgtgtaaacgactttcctccctattccagcagtaggagttttg
This genomic window contains:
- the LOC131427200 gene encoding transcription factor atoh8-like, yielding MDHYSTVGLDRLTGYGLSVMDSYLPNYSTDTSLYRSFSSSGDTSPSFTGRDGSVNYGLSSFTEMIIDGESFVPVQPHDYYCLDQRLVDTVGNQQLAAPVLTTTDAIKPVPRAGKSKRKAPVASSSSSCSFSGRKNCKRAKSEPSDLKETPALSTPPSPTVLRKRRLAANARERKRMNSLNVAFDRLREIVPTLGPDQKLSKFETLQMAQTYINALSDLLERGTDASSYSLFDVSSPEMASDTNNNHDRDGAADVQRFYDVNYM